Proteins encoded together in one Candidatus Palauibacter scopulicola window:
- a CDS encoding pseudouridine synthase, whose amino-acid sequence MRLQKYLAGAGVASRRGSEELIASGRVRLNGEVVTKLGTKVDPNADRVEVDRRRIHLKPVLWLALHKPPGYACTRHDPGRRPIIYDLLPAATRHLPHVGRLDFMSEGLLLLSNEGDVAHRLLHPRTGIERVYHAKLRGPVPAELPDRLRAGVALEDGSARARRSGWITPPHTSSPTVEIVLTEGRNREIRRMLASLGVTLRRLRRTSFGPIRLGALAAGTTRELSPKERAALRRAAGPACSRAVTE is encoded by the coding sequence ATGCGACTGCAGAAATACCTTGCCGGGGCCGGCGTCGCTTCCCGGCGCGGGAGCGAAGAACTCATCGCCAGCGGCCGCGTGCGCCTGAACGGCGAGGTCGTGACGAAGCTCGGCACCAAGGTGGATCCGAACGCCGACCGGGTCGAGGTGGACCGCCGCCGCATCCACTTGAAGCCCGTGCTCTGGCTGGCACTCCACAAGCCGCCGGGATATGCGTGCACTCGGCACGATCCCGGCCGGCGACCGATCATCTACGACCTGCTCCCCGCCGCCACCCGCCACCTCCCCCACGTCGGCCGTCTCGACTTCATGAGCGAGGGCCTCCTTCTCCTGTCGAATGAAGGGGACGTCGCACATCGGCTCCTCCACCCTCGGACCGGCATCGAGCGGGTATATCATGCGAAACTCCGCGGCCCCGTGCCGGCGGAACTTCCGGACCGGTTGCGGGCCGGTGTGGCGCTCGAAGACGGATCCGCGCGAGCCCGCCGATCGGGCTGGATCACGCCCCCGCATACGTCGTCCCCCACCGTCGAGATCGTCCTGACCGAGGGAAGGAACCGGGAAATCCGGCGTATGCTGGCCTCACTCGGCGTCACGTTGCGGCGGCTTCGCAGAACCTCGTTCGGGCCGATTCGACTGGGCGCCCTCGCAGCGGGGACGACCCGCGAGTTGTCTCCGAAAGAGCGGGCGGCACTCCGCCGGGCGGCGGGTCCCGCTTGCTCCCGGGCGGTTACGGAGTGA
- the scpB gene encoding SMC-Scp complex subunit ScpB encodes MSPEQIVEAALFASQTPLTARELARADDALDVRRVREALAALREHYDTDGRAFQVYQLGDGFQILTRPEFVPYLERFDSVPRPPTLSRAALETLAIIAYRQPIGRIEVEEIRGVATTSVLRTLQDWELIEVVGRGEGLGRPLLYGTTPRFLDHFALQSLDDLPAPEDLSVALVRSEPEVSAGDASPREGPAEN; translated from the coding sequence GTGAGCCCGGAGCAGATCGTGGAAGCCGCGTTGTTCGCGAGCCAGACGCCGCTCACCGCCCGCGAACTGGCCCGGGCCGACGACGCGCTCGACGTGCGGCGCGTCCGCGAAGCGCTCGCCGCGCTGCGCGAGCACTACGACACGGACGGACGCGCGTTCCAGGTCTACCAGCTCGGAGACGGGTTCCAGATCCTCACACGTCCGGAATTCGTGCCGTATCTCGAGCGGTTCGACTCGGTGCCCCGTCCGCCGACGCTTTCCCGCGCCGCCCTCGAGACGCTGGCGATCATCGCGTACCGGCAGCCGATCGGACGCATCGAGGTCGAAGAGATCCGGGGCGTGGCGACCACTTCGGTGCTGCGAACGCTCCAGGACTGGGAACTGATCGAGGTCGTGGGGCGGGGAGAAGGACTCGGGCGACCGCTCCTCTACGGGACGACGCCTCGCTTTCTGGATCACTTCGCCCTGCAGTCGCTGGACGATCTCCCCGCGCCGGAGGACCTCTCCGTCGCGCTCGTGCGCAGCGAACCGGAGGTGTCCGCCGGCGATGCGTCGCCGCGGGAAGGGCCCGCCGAGAACTAG
- a CDS encoding segregation/condensation protein A yields MTAVPNRLPSQRTAQPFLVELDRFRGPLDLLLHLIRSQDIDIFDIPISTITRQFQEALTDGIDRLELDRAGEFLELASTLVHIKAQLLLPGRSDAEWEDDPRAELVRRLLEYELFQEIARTLGAAELERRRHMSKGFLPPRPPRETDGQALSTTLDDFLAVLGDIRGPDPVTTHVAPIRIVPVEDKIVVIRRLLGEHRRVPFNRLFDSWQERPHVVAALLACLELARQQLVRLEQVKRFGAIWLLGRRSRDRGGEGAA; encoded by the coding sequence GTGACGGCCGTTCCCAACCGACTTCCGAGCCAGCGGACGGCGCAGCCGTTCCTCGTCGAGCTCGACCGCTTTCGGGGGCCTCTGGATCTGCTCCTGCACCTCATTCGGTCGCAGGACATCGACATCTTCGACATCCCGATCTCCACCATCACCCGGCAGTTCCAGGAGGCCCTCACCGACGGCATCGATCGCCTGGAGCTCGACCGCGCCGGGGAATTTCTGGAACTGGCCTCAACCCTCGTCCACATCAAGGCGCAACTGCTGCTGCCGGGGCGCAGCGACGCGGAGTGGGAAGATGATCCGCGGGCCGAACTCGTACGGCGTCTGCTGGAGTACGAGCTGTTTCAGGAGATCGCGCGGACGCTGGGCGCGGCGGAACTCGAACGTCGGCGCCACATGTCGAAGGGCTTCCTGCCACCGCGACCTCCGCGTGAGACCGACGGCCAGGCGCTCTCGACGACGCTCGACGATTTCCTTGCGGTCCTCGGCGATATCCGGGGCCCGGATCCCGTCACGACGCATGTCGCCCCCATCCGCATCGTCCCGGTCGAGGACAAGATCGTCGTCATCCGGCGTTTGCTGGGCGAGCACCGGCGGGTGCCGTTCAATCGACTGTTCGACTCGTGGCAGGAGCGGCCGCACGTCGTCGCCGCGCTGCTCGCCTGCCTGGAACTCGCCAGGCAACAGCTCGTGAGGCTGGAGCAGGTGAAGCGGTTCGGTGCGATCTGGCTGTTGGGGCGCCGCTCGAGAGACCGCGGGGGAGAGGGGGCCGCGTGA
- the rpsT gene encoding 30S ribosomal protein S20, with amino-acid sequence MPNNESQKKRLRQSRARRLRNRRVRSEIRTRTKHLLATESPEEATPALSELYRVLDRATRRNVIKPNAAARQKARAARHVNGLS; translated from the coding sequence ATGCCGAATAACGAGAGTCAGAAGAAGCGGCTGCGCCAGTCGCGCGCGAGGAGGCTCCGGAACCGCCGGGTGCGGTCCGAGATCCGCACTCGGACCAAGCATCTTCTCGCAACGGAATCGCCGGAGGAGGCAACGCCGGCGCTGTCCGAGCTGTACCGCGTTCTCGACCGCGCGACCCGCCGCAACGTCATCAAGCCGAACGCCGCGGCTCGTCAGAAGGCGCGAGCGGCACGGCACGTCAACGGCCTGAGCTAG